In Choloepus didactylus isolate mChoDid1 chromosome 6, mChoDid1.pri, whole genome shotgun sequence, one DNA window encodes the following:
- the KCNK7 gene encoding potassium channel subfamily K member 7, with product MGCLRPWARFALLTVAHLLALGLGAVVLQALEGPPALQVQARLRAELTTFQAEHGACLPPGALEELLGAALVAQAHGVSSLGNGSEARNWDLPSALLFTASILTTTGYGHTAPLSAGGKAFCVVYAALGLPASLALVAALRHCLLPVLSRPGAWAVAHWQLAPARAALLQAAGLGLLVAGVFVLLPALVLWGVQGDCSLLEALYFCFGSLSTIGLGDLLPGHGHHLHPALYSLGRLALLGYLLLGLLAMLLTVETFSELPQVRALVRFFESSGPPTADDQSSIVLQDELALSTLPPATPAPEQAPAC from the exons ATGGGGTGTCTGAGGCCCTGGGCCCGATTTGCACTCCTGACTGTGGCCCACCTGctggccctggggctgggggctgtggTGCTACAGGCCCTGGAGGGGCCTCCAGCTCTCCAGGTCCAGGCCCGGCTCAGGGCTGAGCTGACCACGTTCCAGGCAGAGCACGGGGCCTGCCTGCCACCTGGGGCACTGGAGGAGTTGCTGGGTGCTGCCTTGGTGGCACAGGCCCACGGGGTCTCCAGCCTGGGCAACGGCTCAGAGGCCAGGAACTGGGACCTGCCCTCCGCCCTTCTCTTCACTGCCAGCATCCTCACCACCACGG GTTATGGGCATACAGCCCCGCTCTCAGCCGGCGGCAAGGCCTTCTGTGTTGTCTATGCGGCCCTGGGGCTGCCGGCCTCGCTAGCCCTCGTGGCCGCTCTGCGCCACTGCCTACTGCCTGTGCTCAGCCGCCCGGGTGCCTGGGCAGTGGCCCACTGGCAGCTGGCACCGGCCAGGGCTGCGCTGCTGCAGGCAGCTGGACTGGGCCTGCTGGTGGCGGGCGTCTTCGTGCTGCTGCCCGCGCTGGTGCTGTGGGGCGTGCAGGGTGACTGCAGCCTGCTGGAGGCCCTCTACTTCTGCTTCGGCTCACTCAGCACCATCGGCCTGGGGGACCTGCTGCCCGGCCATGGCCACCACCTGCATCCAGCTCTCTACAGCCTCGGCCGGCTCGCCCTTCTCG GTTACTTGCTCCTTGGGCTCCTGGCCATGCTGCTGACCGTGGAGACCTTCTCGGAGCTGCCCCAGGTCCGAGCCCTCGTTAGGTTCTTCGAGTCCAGTGGCCCTCCGACTGCTGATGACCAAAGTAGCATTGTACTCCAGGATGAGCTGGCCCTGAGCACCCTGCCACCCGCAACCCCTGCCCCGGAACAGGCCCCGGCTTGCTGA